Within the Desulfovibrio sp. genome, the region GATCTCAAAGCCCGTTACGCTCTCTGCTTCGCTGCCCTTGAGGCTGGCGTCGCCTTTGACAATGGCCTGCTGCACTTCACGCACGCGCTTGAACACCCCCTGAGCGCCGTAAGCCACGACCTGTCTCACGGGCTGGGCCTGGCCGCGCTGCTGCCTGCCGTCATCAAGGAGTGCTACCCGGCGCGTTCCGCCGTGCTGGCCCACATTCTTGCGCCCATTGTTCCGGACCTCGCGGGCGTGCCCGAAGAAGCCGACAAGGTGGCCAAGGCCGTGGAACAGTGGCTCTTCGGGCTGGGTGTGACCCAGAAGCTTGTGGATCTGGGCGTGAAGGAATCCGATGTGGTCACTTTCTGCGACCTTGTGGAACAAACCCCTTCCCTCGGACTGCTGCTATCTGTGGCTCCGGTAAAGGCCACGCGCGAGATCGTGGCCCGCATCTACACAAATTCCCTGCGCCCTATGGCCTGAGGCGAAAAACAGGATTGAAGCAACACACGCCGGGTACCCGGTAAGATACCCCCCACCCCGACAGCGCGCCTGTCAGCCCCTACAGCACGCGCCTGTCGGGCCATGCAGCGGCAAGCCACCAGTGATGGCGGCTTGCCGCTGTACTTTTGTTGATTCATTGAACTTTGGCTTCCGTCAAACTTTCTCTTGCGTTTTGAGCCGCCCCTTAATAAAACTGACCAGTCAGTTTTATTAAGGGGTTTACCATGTCCGATTCCACATCCGTATCTTCTCCCCAGGCTCAAGAGCCTCCCGTGAAAAAGCGGCCCTCTTCTTCGCGCCGTTCGCGGATAATGCTCGTGTTGGGCTTGCTCATGGCAGCGGCTCTGCTGGCCTGGGCGGCGCGCTGGTTT harbors:
- a CDS encoding iron-containing alcohol dehydrogenase, encoding DLKARYALCFAALEAGVAFDNGLLHFTHALEHPLSAVSHDLSHGLGLAALLPAVIKECYPARSAVLAHILAPIVPDLAGVPEEADKVAKAVEQWLFGLGVTQKLVDLGVKESDVVTFCDLVEQTPSLGLLLSVAPVKATREIVARIYTNSLRPMA